One stretch of Thermanaerosceptrum fracticalcis DNA includes these proteins:
- a CDS encoding phage holin family protein, whose translation MSLLIRWLLNGLALLLTAALLEGIKISGPGAALMAALVLGIINAVIRPLFLLLTLPINIISLGLFTFVVNGLMLMIAAGLVRGFAVSGIFSAIVGSIVLSLISSLLTALVKD comes from the coding sequence ATGTCTTTACTCATTCGGTGGTTATTAAACGGTTTGGCCTTATTGCTTACAGCGGCCTTACTTGAGGGAATAAAAATCAGCGGGCCCGGGGCTGCTTTGATGGCTGCCTTAGTCCTGGGCATTATTAATGCCGTGATTCGCCCCCTCTTTCTCCTCCTTACCCTGCCCATAAACATTATTTCACTGGGGCTTTTTACTTTTGTGGTCAATGGCCTTATGTTAATGATCGCTGCCGGTCTGGTCCGGGGTTTCGCTGTCAGCGGCATTTTCTCCGCCATTGTGGGTTCTATCGTACTCTCCCTCATCAGTAGCTTACTGACTGCGCTGGTCAAAGACTAA
- the uvrC gene encoding excinuclease ABC subunit UvrC, whose product MLEDKLKNLPEKCGVYLMKNDKGKIIYVGKALNLKNRVRSYFTSQHANSPKTKALVSNIADLEYILTDTEVEALILECNLIKEHKPKYNIRLTDDKNYPYLRVTVQEPFPRIEVVRVMKKDGARYFGPYTSAGAVHETLKLLKRLFPLRSCKQRTFERQERPCLNSHIKRCAAPCSGRISEEEYRKMIQEVILFLEGKQEDLTNLLNKRMEEAAENLQFEKAAEIRDQLLAIEKVIAKQKIISGSFTNMDVINMARGFNEACVQVFFVRSGKLIGRDHFFLSGTDEKKRGEILAAFIKQYYSQVEFIPGEILLPEDLEEAVVLETWLSGKRGSRVHLKVPKRGDKHQLVELVGRNALEALEQEVRTKAQAKDRAEEALKEIAEALEMEEFPQRIECYDISNIQGSESVASMVVFEGGKASPQEYRRFKIKTVEGPNDFASMAEVILRRFKKARENEPKFSTLPDLVIIDGGKGQLSAAREIMHQLGYGAIITVGLAKENEWLFRENCPEPIILPRNSQGLYLIQRIRDEAHRFAITYHRLLRGKRNLASVLNEIPGIGPKRKEALLQHFGLSLNKIKNASLEELLSVPGLSREAASNVWNYFHPAEMNDVNRETANRVLAGL is encoded by the coding sequence ATGCTTGAAGATAAATTAAAGAATCTGCCTGAAAAGTGCGGAGTTTATCTGATGAAAAATGATAAAGGTAAAATTATCTATGTGGGCAAAGCCCTGAACCTGAAAAACCGGGTGAGGTCTTATTTTACCTCCCAGCACGCCAATTCCCCCAAGACCAAGGCTCTGGTGAGCAATATCGCCGACCTGGAGTATATTCTTACTGATACGGAAGTAGAGGCGCTTATCCTTGAATGTAACCTGATTAAGGAGCACAAACCCAAGTACAACATCCGTCTTACGGATGATAAAAACTATCCCTATCTGAGAGTTACTGTTCAGGAACCTTTTCCCCGTATAGAGGTTGTCCGGGTTATGAAAAAGGACGGAGCTCGTTATTTTGGCCCCTATACCAGTGCCGGGGCTGTCCATGAGACCCTTAAGCTCTTAAAGCGGTTATTCCCCCTGCGTTCCTGCAAACAGCGCACCTTTGAAAGACAGGAACGGCCCTGTCTTAATTCCCATATCAAACGCTGTGCGGCACCTTGCAGCGGCAGGATCAGCGAGGAAGAATACAGGAAAATGATCCAGGAAGTAATTCTTTTTCTGGAAGGCAAACAGGAGGATTTGACAAACCTGTTAAATAAACGGATGGAAGAGGCAGCAGAAAACTTGCAGTTCGAAAAGGCAGCAGAAATCAGGGACCAGCTTCTGGCGATAGAAAAAGTGATTGCCAAGCAAAAGATTATTTCCGGCAGTTTCACCAACATGGATGTCATCAATATGGCCCGCGGCTTTAATGAGGCCTGTGTCCAGGTGTTTTTTGTACGGAGCGGTAAATTGATTGGGCGGGACCATTTTTTTTTATCCGGTACTGATGAAAAAAAACGGGGAGAAATCCTGGCGGCTTTTATCAAGCAATACTACAGCCAGGTGGAGTTCATCCCCGGCGAGATCCTGCTTCCCGAAGATTTGGAAGAAGCAGTAGTGCTTGAAACCTGGCTCAGCGGTAAGAGAGGCAGCCGGGTACATTTGAAGGTTCCCAAACGGGGTGATAAACACCAGTTGGTTGAGCTGGTAGGCAGGAATGCCCTGGAGGCCTTAGAGCAGGAAGTCCGTACCAAAGCCCAGGCCAAGGACCGGGCAGAAGAGGCTTTGAAGGAAATTGCCGAGGCTTTGGAGATGGAAGAATTTCCTCAGCGCATTGAGTGCTATGATATCTCCAATATCCAGGGCAGCGAATCCGTAGCTTCCATGGTTGTTTTTGAAGGAGGCAAGGCCAGTCCCCAGGAGTACCGTCGCTTTAAGATTAAAACGGTGGAAGGTCCCAACGACTTTGCCAGTATGGCCGAGGTTATCCTTCGCCGGTTCAAAAAGGCCCGGGAGAATGAGCCGAAATTCAGCACCCTGCCTGATTTGGTCATTATTGACGGGGGAAAAGGGCAGCTTTCCGCCGCCAGGGAAATTATGCATCAGCTTGGTTACGGCGCCATCATAACCGTGGGCCTGGCCAAAGAAAATGAGTGGCTTTTCAGGGAAAACTGCCCGGAACCCATCATCTTGCCCAGGAACTCCCAGGGCCTCTACCTTATCCAGAGAATCAGAGACGAGGCCCACCGTTTTGCCATCACCTATCATCGACTGTTAAGGGGTAAGCGTAACCTGGCTTCAGTATTAAACGAAATACCCGGTATCGGGCCAAAAAGAAAGGAAGCTCTTCTCCAGCACTTTGGCCTTTCTTTAAATAAGATAAAGAATGCGTCTCTGGAGGAGCTCCTAAGTGTACCAGGCCTTTCCCGGGAAGCGGCCAGCAATGTATGGAACTACTTCCATCCGGCGGAAATGAATGACGTAAACCGTGAAACCGCAAACCGTGTCTTAGCAGGATTATAG
- a CDS encoding aspartyl-phosphate phosphatase Spo0E family protein, which produces MDKHMCPQLLQEMEQLRKELYSVVNGNRKLLMTKETYAVSTKLDELIVKHMRDQARQLALRGAVYEYTP; this is translated from the coding sequence ATGGACAAGCACATGTGTCCCCAATTACTGCAGGAAATGGAGCAGCTGAGAAAAGAATTGTACAGTGTAGTGAATGGGAACCGTAAACTTTTAATGACTAAAGAAACTTATGCCGTGAGTACCAAATTAGATGAACTCATTGTAAAACATATGCGTGACCAGGCCAGGCAGTTAGCTTTAAGAGGGGCCGTCTATGAATATACCCCATGA
- a CDS encoding Cof-type HAD-IIB family hydrolase — protein MSEIKLIALDLDDTLLRNDLQISPRAKTAIRSAVERGVAVTLATGRMFASAIPFAQELGLDLPLITYQGALVKYADGRVVYHRPIPLEIARELVDFILPYGYHLNVYLNDELFMQEDSPEGQRYAAIAKVPVHLVSDLRNIIAIEPTKLVIIAKEPQLDALAEDLNLRFGNKINITKSKPYFLELAHPQATKGKALATLAESLNIGAHEVMAVGDSPNDLDMIRYAGFGVAMGNAVEEVKKCARYITRSNDDDGVAEVIEKFVLS, from the coding sequence GTGTCCGAGATAAAGTTAATTGCCTTAGATCTGGATGATACGCTGCTGCGTAACGACTTGCAAATTTCACCCCGGGCCAAAACAGCTATCCGCTCAGCTGTAGAGCGTGGTGTAGCGGTAACACTGGCTACGGGTCGCATGTTTGCTTCTGCCATTCCCTTTGCCCAGGAACTGGGTTTGGATCTGCCTTTAATCACCTACCAGGGGGCGCTAGTCAAATATGCTGATGGCCGGGTGGTATATCACAGACCCATACCCCTGGAAATCGCCAGGGAGTTAGTGGACTTTATTTTGCCTTACGGCTATCATCTCAATGTCTACTTAAACGATGAATTATTTATGCAGGAAGATTCTCCGGAAGGACAGCGTTATGCAGCCATAGCCAAGGTACCTGTCCACCTGGTCTCTGATTTACGAAACATTATTGCCATTGAACCCACTAAGCTTGTGATTATTGCCAAGGAGCCCCAGCTTGATGCCTTAGCTGAGGATTTAAACCTACGTTTTGGTAACAAAATTAATATCACCAAATCGAAACCTTACTTCCTCGAACTGGCCCATCCCCAGGCCACCAAGGGGAAAGCCCTGGCTACCCTGGCCGAAAGCCTGAATATCGGGGCCCATGAGGTTATGGCCGTTGGTGACAGTCCCAATGACCTGGATATGATCAGATATGCCGGGTTTGGCGTAGCCATGGGAAATGCTGTCGAAGAAGTAAAGAAATGTGCCCGTTATATAACCCGTAGTAATGATGATGATGGCGTAGCTGAAGTCATTGAAAAATTTGTTCTCAGCTAA
- the uvrA gene encoding excinuclease ABC subunit UvrA, translated as MAKDKIIVKGARSHNLKNIDVEIPRDKLVVITGLSGSGKSSLAFDTIYAEGQRRYVESLSAYARQFLGQMDKPDVDYIEGLSPAISIDQKTTSKNPRSTVGTVTEVYDYLRLLFARIGKVHCHRCGQPISQQTVEQIVDKLMSYPEVNRLQILAPLVRGRKGEHQKIFEDIKKNGFVRVRVNGEIKEVTEEIKLEKNKKHTIEVVVDRIIIRTEIEKRLADSLETAMALSDGLVTVDVIDKEELVFSQKFACVDCGISFEEVTPRMFSFNNPYGACSACSGLGIKMEIDPDLVIPDPSKTLAEGAIAPWNRATNLWYMNMIESLAQQYGFSMHVPFRDLTPEQKDLILYGSRGQRIRFRYHNAQGELRVYDTIYEGVIPNLERRYKETQSDHSRQEIEEFMSSTPCPQCQGARLKPESLAVTINGKNIWDVTRFSIREALEFFHGLKLTEREQYIARQVLKEIKERLGFLVNVGLDYLTLHRSAGTLSGGEAQRIRLATQIGSSLVGVLYILDEPSIGLHQRDNDRLIATLQRLRDLGNTVLVVEHDEDTMRAADHIIDIGPGAGVHGGQIVAQGTLEEIMAAQESITGEYLRGDKYIPVPPLRRTPNGKWLEVRGARENNLKNIDVRIPLNLFTCVTGVSGSGKSTLVNEILYKRISQELYGSKTKPGEHDELLGLEYLDKVIDIDQSPIGRTPRSNPATYTGVFDAIREVFSQTPEARMRGYKPGRFSFNVRGGRCEACGGDGIIKIEMHFLPDVYVPCEVCKGKRYNRETLEVKYKGKSIAQVLEMTVDEATEFFQNHPKIYRKLKTMQDVGLGYIQLGQPATTLSGGEAQRVKLATELSRRTNGKTLYILDEPTTGLHVADIHKLLGVLTRLVDAGDTVLVIEHNLDVIKTADYCIDLGPEGGEKGGEIVATGTPEEICANPRSYTGKYLKPVLENAKCAAK; from the coding sequence ATGGCCAAGGATAAAATAATTGTCAAGGGGGCGCGCTCCCACAATTTAAAGAATATAGATGTGGAAATTCCACGGGATAAATTAGTCGTCATCACAGGCTTAAGCGGCTCGGGTAAATCCTCCTTAGCCTTTGATACCATCTATGCGGAAGGCCAGAGACGGTATGTGGAATCCCTTTCGGCCTATGCCCGCCAGTTTTTGGGACAGATGGACAAACCCGATGTAGATTATATCGAGGGGCTTTCTCCGGCTATTTCCATTGACCAGAAGACCACCAGCAAAAACCCCCGTTCCACCGTGGGTACGGTGACAGAGGTCTATGATTACCTGAGGCTTTTATTTGCCAGGATCGGTAAGGTCCACTGTCACCGCTGCGGTCAGCCCATCAGCCAGCAGACGGTGGAGCAGATTGTGGATAAGCTCATGAGTTATCCGGAAGTAAACAGGCTGCAAATTTTAGCCCCCCTGGTTCGTGGACGCAAAGGGGAGCATCAGAAAATTTTTGAGGATATCAAGAAAAACGGTTTTGTGCGGGTCCGGGTTAATGGCGAAATCAAAGAAGTAACGGAAGAAATTAAACTGGAAAAAAATAAAAAACATACCATTGAAGTTGTCGTCGATCGGATTATCATCCGGACCGAGATAGAGAAGCGGCTGGCGGATTCCCTGGAAACGGCCATGGCTCTCTCCGATGGGCTGGTGACGGTGGATGTTATTGACAAAGAAGAACTGGTCTTTAGCCAGAAATTTGCCTGTGTAGACTGCGGGATCAGTTTTGAAGAAGTGACGCCGCGTATGTTCTCCTTTAATAATCCTTACGGCGCCTGTTCTGCCTGCAGCGGCCTGGGAATTAAAATGGAAATAGACCCTGACCTGGTGATCCCCGACCCCAGTAAGACCCTGGCCGAAGGTGCCATAGCGCCCTGGAACAGGGCTACTAATCTCTGGTATATGAATATGATCGAATCTTTGGCCCAGCAGTACGGGTTTTCCATGCACGTTCCTTTCCGGGACCTGACACCCGAACAAAAGGATCTGATCCTGTACGGCTCTAGGGGGCAGAGAATTCGTTTCCGCTATCATAACGCCCAGGGAGAACTGCGGGTCTATGACACCATTTATGAAGGGGTTATTCCCAATTTAGAGAGGCGCTATAAAGAGACCCAGTCGGACCACTCCCGCCAGGAAATAGAGGAATTCATGAGCAGTACTCCCTGCCCCCAATGTCAGGGAGCCCGTTTAAAGCCTGAGAGTCTGGCCGTTACCATAAATGGAAAAAATATTTGGGATGTTACCCGGTTTTCCATTCGCGAAGCTCTGGAGTTCTTCCATGGGTTGAAGCTTACGGAACGGGAACAGTACATTGCTCGCCAGGTGTTGAAAGAGATCAAAGAACGCCTGGGGTTCCTGGTCAATGTGGGACTTGATTATCTCACCTTACACCGCTCAGCGGGTACGCTCTCGGGCGGGGAAGCCCAGCGGATCCGGCTGGCCACGCAAATCGGTTCCAGCCTGGTCGGTGTTTTGTATATCCTGGATGAACCCTCCATAGGACTGCACCAGCGGGATAATGACCGGCTTATCGCTACCCTCCAGCGCCTGCGGGATCTGGGAAATACGGTGCTGGTGGTAGAACACGATGAGGATACCATGCGGGCGGCCGATCATATTATTGATATTGGCCCCGGAGCCGGTGTCCACGGGGGGCAAATCGTGGCTCAAGGCACTCTGGAGGAGATCATGGCTGCTCAGGAGTCCATTACCGGCGAATACCTGCGGGGCGACAAATACATTCCTGTTCCTCCCCTACGGCGTACGCCCAACGGCAAATGGCTGGAAGTACGGGGCGCCCGGGAGAACAACCTGAAGAATATTGATGTACGGATTCCCCTTAATCTCTTTACCTGTGTCACAGGGGTATCTGGTTCCGGTAAAAGTACCCTGGTCAATGAAATCTTGTACAAGCGCATATCCCAGGAACTTTACGGTTCCAAGACTAAGCCCGGTGAGCATGATGAGCTTCTAGGCCTGGAATACCTGGATAAAGTCATTGATATTGACCAGTCGCCCATAGGAAGAACGCCCAGGTCTAATCCCGCCACGTATACGGGAGTCTTTGATGCCATCAGGGAGGTTTTCTCCCAGACGCCGGAGGCCCGGATGCGGGGCTATAAGCCCGGACGTTTCAGTTTTAACGTACGGGGCGGGCGCTGTGAAGCTTGCGGCGGCGATGGCATCATCAAGATTGAAATGCATTTCCTGCCTGATGTCTACGTGCCCTGTGAGGTTTGTAAGGGTAAACGCTATAACCGGGAAACTCTGGAGGTTAAATATAAAGGGAAATCTATCGCTCAGGTGCTGGAGATGACGGTAGACGAAGCCACCGAATTCTTCCAGAATCACCCCAAAATCTATCGCAAATTGAAGACTATGCAGGATGTTGGTCTGGGGTATATCCAGCTGGGCCAGCCTGCTACCACCCTTTCCGGCGGCGAGGCTCAAAGGGTTAAATTAGCTACAGAATTAAGCAGGCGTACCAACGGGAAAACCCTTTACATTCTGGACGAACCCACCACAGGCCTGCATGTGGCCGATATTCATAAACTGCTGGGGGTTTTGACCCGTTTGGTCGACGCCGGTGATACGGTATTGGTCATTGAGCATAACCTGGATGTGATTAAGACGGCCGATTACTGTATTGACCTGGGACCGGAAGGCGGGGAAAAAGGGGGAGAGATTGTAGCAACAGGAACCCCCGAAGAAATCTGTGCGAATCCCCGGAGTTACACGGGTAAGTATTTGAAGCCTGTGCTGGAGAACGCTAAGTGTGCTGCGAAGTAG